The DNA region TAGGTTTTCTATTCGATGCGCCCAGGTTTTTATTTGTATAGGTTAGAAAAAATCCTTGTACTATTTTTTGTATGGTTAAAGATTGTTTCTAACCCCTTAACCGGGTGATGTAAACTCTCTGGATTGTGTGGAAGCAGTTCAGAGAGACTTTCCTCTCCTTTGTTTGAATTTCTTCGCGCTCCCCTACTTTCGTTCGAAACATCCTCTAGTTTTTTTCTGTATGCCTCATAATTTCTTTGATTGGGTCGCTTGGGATTATGTCTCATTAGGGCTTGACAAAAAATAGAATCTGATGTTTATAGAGTTTGGGTAGGGGAGGTGTCTCTATACCCAAAAGCGGTCTTCCACAATTTATTCCGCTTACATACATCACCTGGAATTCAAAAGAATTCCAACCAAGGGACGTTCGAAGGAACTTCCCGAGTTTATAAATAACGGCGCCGAAGGTTTGTTCTCGGTGTAGTTAAAAATCCAAGAGAGAAGATCTTGGAGACCGGAGGTTTTTGTTGGACCAAGGGGATTTATGAATGAATTAAAAAGAACAGGGGTTTGGGTTGCTCAATGGATGGATGATTTGGGTCTGAGTCCAAACCAAACAAAGTTATATGCAGAGATTGTGTCCTTGGATGCCAAGGGTGGGTGTTTTGCTTCGAATGAATATTTGGGTATGGTGTTACGATTAAAACGGGATACTGTTTCTAGGCTTGTGTCACAACTAAAGAAAAAAGGATTGTTGAAACAAACTGGGTTTGATGGAAGGAAACGATTTTTGAAACCGCTGGTTCCAGAATTAAGTTCTGAGGTTGGGTTGGATGTAGATCCTAAGCGTAGTTTATCGACTGTTGTAAAAAACCAAAACTACCTGGGACTTTCATCCAAGTCTGGATCGTCTAGGAATACGAAGCCTTCTTATAAATACCAAGTACATACTAATATACAAAAAGACCGAATCTTTGATGGAAAAGATGATTGGATGGAATTTTTAGAATGGAGTGAAAAACAACTCTCCCTCTCGACTAGGGCTCTACTGACAAAATTGAAAGGTCCAGAGTTCTTGAGTGGATTACAACTATCCTATTGGGAGCGGTTTAAGTCGCACCCAAGGTAAGATTTTTGGATCAAGAGGATGGGATGTTCCTTTTTTTGATTGGAGCTTTGGGTCACTTAATCTGAGTTAGGTCTTGGCGAAATTGTTTTCTTCCTCCCGGATATTCAAGGGAATAGATACATTGGCAAGTTTCCCAAGCTGGGCTTGTAAAAAAATAGCTACCCTCTTCGGACTGGCAGGCTTCTTGTTTGGGTTTGATTTTGTGGGTTGCGATGAGTCTGCCTAAATCCTTGGTCTCCACTTCGTCGAGTTGGATAGATTCTTGTTCTAATAAAATGGCGGTGAGTTTTGGGGATGTAGAAAGGATGTTTGTTGCATTGACACAAGTTGTTCGTCTCATCGCCAAACTACCAGACTCAATGGCTTGTTCGCTTGCTTTTGCGGAAACAGCGGCAAAAAATACTTCCGTTCCGTTCGTTGTTTTCCATTCGGATTTCCAAGGCATATAACTTTGGCAGGTGATTAGGGTGAAGAGAACAGAAAAAATTGAATACTTCATATTCGAATTCTGACTGAAAACAAAACTTTGTCAATGGAAACCTATCTCTCTTTTGCCGAGCCAGGATAATTTATTGAAACTATTCCCGATTGAATCAAAATTGGGTGGAATACTATGAGTCTTTTTAAACCAATCCCTCTCCTCTCGGGTGCCATGGTTCAATCTTTTATGGCCTCCTTTAAATCAAAATCGGACAAACGGTATGGTCGTTCGATTGCTGGTGAATGGAAATCTGTAAAAGCAAAAGACGGTACAACTTTACTTGCAAGATTACATGACGTGGCGAACTCCAAAGGCCTTGTGGTTTTGGTTCATGGATGGGAAGGGAGTATTCATTCTAGTTATATTGTTCGAACTGCTAGGTATTTTTTACAAAAAGGGTTTTCTGTTTATCGATTGAATTTGCGAGATCACGGGGATACTCATCATCTGAATGAAGGGATCTTTAACGGCAGTTTACTTTTGGAAACGTATGAAGCAGTTAGAGAACTTGTGAAAATTTCTGGTTCCAAAGGGCCAGTGTATTTGGCTGGATTTTCTTTAGGTGGAAATTTTGTTTTGCGAATGGCAGGGATGCATTCACTTTCAAAAGTTGCAGACCAAATCCCAGGATTAAAACATTGTTTTGCATTTAGTCCTGCACTTGATCCTAAAAGAGCAACAATCAAGATGGATGAACATCCTTTTTTAAGAAAGTATTTTTTGAACTCATGGAAAACATCCTTAACTAAAAAAGCAAATTTATTCCCACATTTATATTCCTTTCACGATTTGGATGATTATCACTCGGTCATGCACTTAACAGAAAAAATGGTAAAAGAGTTTTCTCATTTTTCTTCTGTAGATGAATATTTTGATTCTTATACTTTGAACGACTTGTTTTTTAAGTCAGTTCGGATTCCAACAACCATCCTTACCTCCATGGATGACCCAGTGATCCCATGGAAGGAATTTGTAGAGATCCCCACATCTTCCTATTTAGAAGTGGTGATTGAGTCGAGGGGAGGGCACTGCGGATTTATTGAAGATTTGAATCGTTCTTCCTATTATTGGAAATTGATGGAAAAAAAGATGGGTTGATTTCTTCCCAAATTGATTTCCAATATTCTGCCCAATCTTCTTTTTTTGAAGTCCAGAACTGTACATAGAATGAATCGAGTAGTTCCCGATTGGATAGTATCTTTAGGAGGGACTTTTTTTCTAGAGCTTCTGGGCCTTTGTTTAGTAAAGTTTTTAGATCATCTTTTGCGGATGTTGGAAGATTGGATTGGTATAGTTTGTTTCCTTGGAGTAGTTTGTGTTTGTTGTGGAATATGGGATGGACTAAGGCAAAAAAGAATTCACGACCTTCGAGGTAACTGTTCTTATGTGATGAAAGTTTTCCCTCTAAGTTTTGGATTAGATTTGTATTTGGTTTCCA from Leptospira congkakensis includes:
- a CDS encoding helix-turn-helix domain-containing protein, with the translated sequence MNELKRTGVWVAQWMDDLGLSPNQTKLYAEIVSLDAKGGCFASNEYLGMVLRLKRDTVSRLVSQLKKKGLLKQTGFDGRKRFLKPLVPELSSEVGLDVDPKRSLSTVVKNQNYLGLSSKSGSSRNTKPSYKYQVHTNIQKDRIFDGKDDWMEFLEWSEKQLSLSTRALLTKLKGPEFLSGLQLSYWERFKSHPR
- a CDS encoding YheT family hydrolase gives rise to the protein MSLFKPIPLLSGAMVQSFMASFKSKSDKRYGRSIAGEWKSVKAKDGTTLLARLHDVANSKGLVVLVHGWEGSIHSSYIVRTARYFLQKGFSVYRLNLRDHGDTHHLNEGIFNGSLLLETYEAVRELVKISGSKGPVYLAGFSLGGNFVLRMAGMHSLSKVADQIPGLKHCFAFSPALDPKRATIKMDEHPFLRKYFLNSWKTSLTKKANLFPHLYSFHDLDDYHSVMHLTEKMVKEFSHFSSVDEYFDSYTLNDLFFKSVRIPTTILTSMDDPVIPWKEFVEIPTSSYLEVVIESRGGHCGFIEDLNRSSYYWKLMEKKMG